A DNA window from Equus przewalskii isolate Varuska chromosome 12, EquPr2, whole genome shotgun sequence contains the following coding sequences:
- the TUFM gene encoding elongation factor Tu, mitochondrial, with the protein MAAATLLRAPLFSGLGAGPTPLLQGLLRPLKVPALSHLCRGLAVEAKKTYVRDKPHVNVGTIGHVDHGKTTLTAAITKILAEGGGAKFKKYEEIDNAPEERARGITINAAHVEYSTAARHYAHTDCPGHADYVKNMITGTAPLDGCILVVAANDGPMPQTREHLLLAKQIGVEHVVVYVNKADAVQDSEMVELVELEIRELLTEFGYKGEETPVIVGSALCALEQRDPELGVKSVQKLLDAVDTYIPVPTRDLEKPFLLPVESVYSIPGRGTVVTGTLERGILKKGDECEFLGHSKNIRTVVTGIEMFHKSLERAEAGDNLGALVRGLKREDLRRGLVMAKPGTIQPHQKVEAQVYILSKEEGGRHKPFVSHFMPVMFSLTWDMACRVILPPGKELAMPGEDLKLSLILRQPMILEKGQRFTLRDGNRTIGTGLVTDTPTMTEEDKNIKWS; encoded by the exons ATGGCGGCCGCCACCCTGCTGCGCGCGCCTCTCTTCAGCG GTCTCGGCGCCGGCCCAACCCCGCTACTGCAGGGTCTATTGCGGCCGCTGAAGGTCCCAGCACTGTCCCACTTGTGTCGCGGCCTGGCCGTGGAGGCCAAGAAGACCTATGTGCGCGACAAGCCCCATGTGAACGTGGGTACCATCGGCCATGTGGACCACGGCAAGACCACACTGACCGCTGCCATCACTAAAA TTTTAGCTGAGGGAGGTGGAGCCAAGTTTAAGAAATATGAGGAGATTGACAATGCCCCGGAGGAGCGAGCCCGTGGTATCACAATCAATGCGGCACATGTGGAGTACAGCACTGCTGCCCGCCACTATGCCCACACAGACTGTCCGGGTCACGCAGATTACGTTAAG AATATGATCACAGGCACCGCTCCCCTCGACGGCTGCATCCTGGTGGTGGCAGCCAATGATGGCCCCATGCCCCAGACCCGAGAGCACTTACTGCTGGCCAAGCAG ATTGGAGTAGAACATGTTGTGGTGTATGTGAATAAGGCAGATGCTGTCCAGGACTCTGAGATGGTGGAGCTAGTTGAGCTGGAGATCCGGGAACTACTCACTGAGTTTGGCTACAAAGGGGAGGAGACCCCTGTCATCGTAGGCTCTGCCCTCTGTGCCCTCGAG CAACGTGACCCTGAGCTAGGCGTGAAGTCTGTGCAGAAGCTGCTGGACGCTGTGGACACCTACATCCCAGTGCCTACCAGGGACCTGGAGAAGCCTTTCTTGCTGCCTGTAGAGTCAGTTTACTCTATCCCTG GCCGGGGCACCGTGGTGACAGGTACACTAGAGCGTGGCATTTTGAAAAAGGGAGACGAGTGTGAGTTCCTGGGACACAGCAAGAACATTCGCACGGTGGTGACAG GCATTGAGATGTTCCACAAGAGCCTAGAGAGGGCAGAGGCAGGTGACAACCTTGGGGCCCTGGTCCGAGGCTTGAAGCGGGAGGACTTGAGGCGAGGCCTGGTCATGGCCAAGCCAGGTACCATCCAACCTCACCAGAAAGTGGAGGCACAG GTTTACATCCTCAGCAAGGAGGAAGGTGGCCGTCACAAGCCCTTTGTATCCCACTTCATGCCCGTCATGTTCTCCCTGACTTGGGACATGGCCTGTCGTGTCATTTTGCCTCCAGGGAAG GAGCTTGCCATGCCTGGGGAGGATCTAAAGCTCAGCCTAATCTTGCGGCAGCCAATGATCTTAGAAAAAGGCCAGCGTTTCACCCTGCGAGATGGCAACCGGACCATCGGCACCGGTCTTGTCACTGACACGCCAACCATGACTGAGGAGGACAAGAACATCAAGTGGAGTTGA